Within the Kluyveromyces lactis strain NRRL Y-1140 chromosome A complete sequence genome, the region GTATATCATCTCttattcaacttttgaGGAaaatactgaaaaatttaaaCCAATGAAATGTTAAAGAAAGTTGTACGTTATTGCCAGAATTGTAGAGTTTAGAGTCGTCCTCGAAGCGTATTCAATTACCCCATTCTTATTGCGACAGATCCGTCCTTCTGCGAAAGAACTCCAGGTTAACGCCGTTGCACACACCTTTTTTCCAATACAATAGTTCATTAAACCATGGGTGCCCAACCTTCAAAACCAGCCGAAACTAAAGTATACGTTCCGGAAACGCCGGTTAATTTCGAAAGCAAATTGATCGCTCAGATCGATAATTCAACTGAATCGGACTTCATTAGGTCTCAAAAGGCAGAAAGATACTTACAGGAAAAGGTCTCTGCGAAATTGTCTGATTTGGAATCGGAGGCCTTAAAAGAATTCGAAACAAAATTGCAGTCTTCTATCCTGCCCGATGATTCCAAGTCCGCAGGTGATGCACTTTCCACAAAGCTAGTAAATGAAAAGGTAGACCAATTGAAGGTCCGTTTGTCGAAATTACAAGAGGCTCATAAGGCCAAATCTACAGATAAAGTTACTGCTACGAAGAAGACTTTAACGGAATGtctattgaagaacaaagaaaaaccgTTGAACTGTTATGATGAAGTGGATCAGTTCAAGAAGGCTGTTTTAGAAATCTAAAAATATTCATATGAAAACTGGTTAAACCATTACGAAACTTCTCCTTCTTTATGAAGAATACTTCATCAATTAGGGGAccagatatatatattccATTTCCCTACAATAAAGactcaaagaaaaaaaaaatccaTAAATTAACTTGAAGTGTTGTGTTCCATTGCATAAAAGCGTTACCTTTCTTaatcaagaaatcatttATGAATTACAGTATTCACTACTTTCTCCCAAGTATTTCATTTATCGGGAAACTTCTTACGCCATTTTTCCTGATAAATTATTCTCAGCGTTCCCTCTTGCATTTTACTACTCATCATATCACAAATTCTCACATAATGAGAACCATAAAATGTTAAGAAACGGCACCATTTTAGCCATGTACATGTATATTCACTAGCATGAATAGTATTTGTCGGGGAAGAATGAATTACAGTTATAATATTACTATATATGCTCAGGTTAAGTAAATAAGTCGAAAGCACATTCATTTAGGATATACTTATCAACGTATCATTTTCATAACCCAAACCCTTTGTAGATAAGAATTAAAGCACTGTCACTTTCACCACCACCAGCCAATTGCTCAACCTTTTCCCTTGTAACAACGTATACTTTGTCATCATTATATTTGTACCATTTATTCTCGTCCGCGTCATCCCTGACAAAGGCCTGGTAATGTCCACTGTCGGAATTAGCACCTTGATGTGTAACGACACCGATCAAATTGTATACAGAAGATGGATTTTCACCTTGTCTTAGATCTTTAGGGAATTTTTTCGCAAATTCTGCTAACCAATGCTCTCTTttgctttcttcaagagCCATTTGTGTCTCGTACCTTTCAGCTGGAGTCAAAGATAGTGGCACATGTTCGAGAATGTTTTGGTTGAATTCCTTTAAATCATCTTCTCTCTGCTTGTCTACCTCACGCAATTCATCTCTGACTTTAATCTTTGCGGTTGCATATTCTGGGGTTAAAAGATCCGCTACATCAAGCTGGAATGGGAATTGAACCTTACGCAAAATCTTGGACTTCTTACCAGTCGatcttttccaataaaaTCTAACAAACTGAACTGTCAAATATTCCGGTAATTTGGTAATCTTCTTAGAATTCTCAAAGATCGAGTTAGAACCAGTAGCTTCAGATCTTTTCTCCACTTTCTCGACTAAGGATTCAGTAAGACCATTTTTTAGGAAATTGGTAGTACCTGAAATATGGCATTGCAATTTTTTATCTGATTCTATCTTGGTTTGTACGTCTGTTTCGTTCAGAGTATCCTTAACTGTAGTTTGGAATTCGATCTCGAACTTAGATGACAAGGATTCACCAAACACAGTGTCAATAGTGTGAAGCAACTGTGTGAACAACTCTTCCGCATCCTGTTGCTTGTAAAACCCAGTGCTTGGGTCCTTCTCAGCGAATTGCGGGTAAATCTTTCTCAAGACTGTGAGTAGAATAATTGGGGTGAACTCCTTCTCTTTCCTTTGAGCAAATGcattgaaacaatttctcAGCTGTATGACTAACTGTCCGTGTAGATCAGGATTTGGCTCGTTATAGGCCAATACCTTCTCTCTCAAAGGTTTAATCCTGTATAGAGCTTGCAAAGATGCATTGAAATAACATGTATTACCCATATTTCTTAACCCCATTGGAATGGTATCCTCTTGCATCAATCTTTCCTTGTCAGTTAAATCCTCCAAAAATTTCGTATCATCCGTTGGTTTAAAGACTAAATTAGCATCAGGGGTTCCAAGAACCATTACTGTAGCCTTAGCTTTGATGACAGATGAAACTAACGTTTCGTTATCCGTTAAACCTCCCTTAACCATGtatttttgtctttcttgTGGAACAAGAGTCAGAGCTTCAACTTTAGCTCTTAGGTCTGCTGCCTTAGCATCGGCATTTATTGTGATTGGGTAAACTTTTCCTGCATGTTTAATATTGACTGAGATTATCGGTTTCAAATTAGGAATGATAGTTAGTATACTTTGGTTTCAGCTGTTAATCCCATCGATAGACATTGTCAATCGAATTCAACGTTACATGTACTTTTCAAAAGATCTGCGCCCAGATTACACTAATAACATACATTCTAAATCGCTCATTCTGTATCAATTTATGTTTTTGGACGTTGTCTTGACCTTTCCCTTGGAAACGTGCAAGATCTACTTCATCTACAAGTGGCAAAATAGGTTAAGAAGCTTATATATTTCACATTTGTTAACCTGATTTGACAATATTGAATTTTCGTTACCCGGATTTGCGACTGGCATCtaattatttgaagagattCCAAGGTAAGACAAACAACAAGCACTGGTAAAAGTTACTATCTCACAGTCATTAGcttattattattgatgCAGTATACTTACGGTTGAGCATAGGATAAAATACAATCTCTATGCAATGCTATATTAAAAAATTGGAtgtgtttttgtttttcgtttcttCGAACAATTAATGAGAATGGAACGATGCGATAATTATCAGGTGCTCAACACCAGAAGTTGTAGAATCTGATATACCAAGGCTTGCTTGCCAGATACATTTCTCTTTCCCTGACCTCTTGCTTGACGATTTCGATATCGATATTTTTTCTATCAGTTTCTAAATCGATTTCTGCAAGTGGTTTGAAATCAAACCATTTTCCAGTTGAACATTTGAAATAGATCTTATGGGTGACGAAGACAAACACCAAAACCAGGGCACATAAGTAGTTCTTGAAGAATGACTCTGTTCTTTGTTGGCTTGACGTCCAACCACCTACTGGCCATAAAGAGATGTAGAATTGCGCAATGAGAATTAATATGTTGACGGTAGCTGAGTAAATAGAACCGTATACGCCGACTGAACTTTtgaattccaattcatcaaggGATCTATTTTGTGCCTTCATTGCAAGTCTGAATCTTATGTGGGAAATATTGATACTCAGCCATACGACACATGTAGCCAACCCAGCAATTGCCATTAACCAATCGAAAACGACCCCCATCGATGCAGATTTTACTAGGAAAGCTAAGAGACCAAACAAAGAGTTAACGATGATTCCCACAAGTGGTCTTCCTGCTCTATCAACGTAACCGAACACTCTTGGAATGAGGCCCTGATGAGCCATTGAACAAAGAGTACGACTTGATGCAAAGATACATGAATTACCGACACTTAGGATACTGATTAAAATGACAGCATTGATGATGGAAGGTAGCACACGGATCCCACTTAGTTTAATGGCAATGACAAATGGGGAATTGTTGACACTGGATCCACCTAACAAATTCTCGTTTGTGTATGGAACCAAGAACCCAACCAAAGTTAAAGAgaccaagaagaagaaaacgattCTCCAAAACACTTGTTTGATAGCATGAGGTAATTCCTTTGGATCGGTCTCTGCAGAACATAAGCATACCATTTCAGACCCTCCAAGACTGTATGATGCGGTGACGAAAACACTAGCTACACCTTTGAATCCATTTGCCAACGCACCAGGATGATGCCAATACTCAGTACCGATGAAACGATGATCAGGTCCCCCACCACAGATGAGAATAATAGAAAGGATGATAAACCCGATAATCGTGATAACTTTCACCAACGAAAAAGCGAACTCTGCTTCACCAAAGACTTTGACACCGAAAAGGTTTACACTAACGACGATAACGTAGAATATTGCTACCCACACCACAGGATCCACTTTGGTAGTCCAAAACTGCACAGTCATGGCACTAGCGATCAATTCAATCGGTAGCACGAAGTACCATTGACAGATGTATATGGAACTAACCATGAAACTGATACTGGGGTCAAGAAGTCTAGTTGAATAGTTAGCAAACGCACCAACAACAGGAAATCTCATGGTAATTTCACCAAGGCCATGAATTGTACCCACCATCTGCGAACCTGCAATCGACCAACCGATGATCATAGCTAAAGGCCCACCAGTGGCCAAAGCTTTACCTGAACCAACGAAGAGACCTGTACCAATGGAACCGCCAATGGCAATCATGATCAAATGTCTTGATTTCAACTTCCGTTTCAAATTATCAGAATGGTAAGAACCATCCAATGGaggtttgaaagaatctaTCATTCTTCGCACtatatttttattcttATCCTCTTTCTTATCCAAGTCAATTTCTGTCTCTTTGCTCATAATCCCATCGCTAAACTTCATCTCTAAATCACCGCTGCTAGGTGACAGAAGGTTGTCCATTTTTGACATGTCATATTCATCTTCCTTCATGATTGATGAATTAGACTGCTATCACTTGTTCTAATCGGTTTTCACAAAGCTAAAGCCTATATTATTCTGAGGGTTGTATTATACAGAAGGTTAAGTATACTACGTTAAAGTATTGATTATACATTTCAATGAAGATGCTAAGAGTTATAGGTTACTGTTATAATTATAATTATTCATTGTGAAGCGatgagagaaagaaaaaaagtgCAAGAGTCACAGTCACCATCACGAAACGCTACCAGTACACCTTGAATACCTCCAACGCTAGAAACTCAAGGCTCAACAATTGTCACGAGCTGCTAGTTCATAACATATATTCAATTCCCAGTACCAGACTGTGTGCCGTTAAAGAACAAAGTGCCGCATAAGAGGTGATGCTGAAGGGCATGTtgataaaaagaaagtaaaaaagaagaatgcGGGGCCACTCCTGCGGGTATTTCTTTGTGgaattatcaaaaagaaatttaaaGTTTTTGGAAAGTGCCACAAAACCCTCGAATGGTGTTCTAGGTGGCCGGGTCACGTTCTAGAAGTATTTTGGAACCTTTCTTTTGTGTGTTACCCGGACTTGAATAAATGTATCCGGGTAACTATaatttatttttcatttcatgATCTATCAACTCTATCTACACTCTTTTATTCAAAGGccaaccaaaaaaaaaagacataCAGCGATGAGGTAGGATTACTGAACTTAATACATACATTTCATCGGCCGATTACACTTCCTTACAGTCGTTGCGTCATTCTATTCAACCATCGAGTCGAGAATAGtcaaaagaacaagactGGAGAAGTATAAAACGTCATACTCTTCTGTTTAGCATGGCTACTGTTCAGCAGCTAAGAAGGAAGCGGATCAGTGACGGTCTCACTGTGACGCAAAAGGTTTTCGTTCGTTCCAGAAACGGTAGTGCCCAGAAGGTGGTTCGGGAGCATTATTTGAGAAAAGATATCCCATGTCTTTCTAGGATCTGTGACATTTGTCCTAACATTATTGTGCCTAATGCAGCTGGAGAATTACCGaagtttgttctttctgAAACCCCACAAGAGTTACAAGGGTTGGGGAAACATTACGTTGTCGTTGATGCCAATATCATTATACAATCTATTGACTTGTTAGAGAACCcaaattgtttctttgacGTTATTGTGCCTCAGATTGTTTTGGATGAAGtaagaaataaatcttATCCAATTTACACAAGAATTAGAGCTCTTTGTAGAGATAGCGAGGATGATGTGAAGAGATTTGTTGTTTTCCATAACGAGTTCTCTGAATACACTTTTATTGATAGAACCGGGAACGAATCTATCAACGATAGAAACGATAGGGCGATCAGGAAAACTGTGGAATGGTACACTAATCATTTGAAGGGTAAGGGTATTAATATCGTTTTTGTTACCAACGATCGTCTAAACAGACAAGCAGCCTTAAAGGATAGTTTGGTGGCGAAATCGTTGGCCGAATATGTGGATATGCTACCAAATAGTGAGGAAATAAAGGATTTGATCCCTAACTTGGCTCCAATATCAGGTATGTCCAGCAAGATGTTGGAAGATGATCCAGAAGGTCATGGCGCTGCTAAGGCAGAGTTCTCTTTCCCAGAATATTATTCTACATCGAGAATTATGGGTGGGTTGAAAAATGGTTCTTTGTACCAGGGTTCCATTCAAATCTCGGAGTATAATTTCTTGGAGGGTACTGTGTCGTTACCTACTTTTAAGAAACCTGTTCTAGTGTTAGGacaaaagaatttgaatagAGCGTTCAACGGAGATCTTGTTGTAGTGGAGCTTCTTCCCCAATCTGAATGGAAGGCTCCATCTACAGTGACAATGGACTCTGAACACTTCAACGTCAATGATAATCCCGACAATGAtggtgaagatgatgaaggAGAACCATCAGGTGTACTAGATGACTCTGGTGCTATTATGTCTGATAAAGACCGTAGACTATTAGCTCAATCTGCCATCCTAGCTCAAAAGTCAAACAAAGTTCAGCCAACAGCCAGGGTTGTTGGGATTACAAGAAGATCATGGAGGCAGTATGTCGGTCAAATTACCCCAACCTCTGTGGATCCTCAAAGCAGTGGTACTCAAAATGTCTTTGTAATTTTAATGGATAAATGTTTACCAAAGATTAGAATTCGGACTAGACTTGCCAAACAACTACtgaacaaaagaattgTCATTTCAGTTGATTGCTGGCCAGAGAACTATAGATACCCGTTGGGCCATTTCGTAAGAGATTTAGGTGATATCGAGTCTGCACAAGCAGAAACTGAAGCACTATTATTAGAACATGACGTTGAATACAGGCCATTctcaaagaaagttttggaTTGTTTACCAAAGGAAGGTCACGATTGGAAAGCACCAGAAGACCTCACCGATCCAGAAGCAATCAGAAATGACCCGTTATTACCAAGCAGAAAGGACTTCAGAGATAAATTGATTTGTAGTATTGATCCTCCAGGATGTGTCGATATTGACGATGCCTTGCACGCAAAGCAACTTCCAAATGGTAACTGGGAAGTTGGTGTCCATATTGCTGACGTTACTCATTTCGTTAAACCGGGTACCGCATTAGACGCAGAAGGTGCCTCAAGAGGTACTTCTGTCTACTTAGTCGATAAACGTATCGATATGTTACCTATGCTATTAGGTACTGACCTCTGTTCATTGAAGCCCTATGTTGATAGATTTGCATTTTCCGTTGTATGGGAGCTTGATAACGATGCTAACATTGTTGGTGTTGATTTCACAAAATCGGTT harbors:
- the MIC19 gene encoding Mic19p (similar to uniprot|P43594 Saccharomyces cerevisiae YFR011C); protein product: MGAQPSKPAETKVYVPETPVNFESKLIAQIDNSTESDFIRSQKAERYLQEKVSAKLSDLESEALKEFETKLQSSILPDDSKSAGDALSTKLVNEKVDQLKVRLSKLQEAHKAKSTDKVTATKKTLTECLLKNKEKPLNCYDEVDQFKKAVLEI
- the UBP6 gene encoding ubiquitin-specific protease UBP6 (similar to uniprot|P43593 Saccharomyces cerevisiae YFR010W UBP6 Ubiquitin-specific protease situated in the base subcomplex of the 26S proteasome releases free ubiquitin from branched polyubiquitin chains deletion causes hypersensitivity to cycloheximide and other toxic compounds), with translation MSDLEFNIKHAGKVYPITINADAKAADLRAKVEALTLVPQERQKYMVKGGLTDNETLVSSVIKAKATVMVLGTPDANLVFKPTDDTKFLEDLTDKERLMQEDTIPMGLRNMGNTCYFNASLQALYRIKPLREKVLAYNEPNPDLHGQLVIQLRNCFNAFAQRKEKEFTPIILLTVLRKIYPQFAEKDPSTGFYKQQDAEELFTQLLHTIDTVFGESLSSKFEIEFQTTVKDTLNETDVQTKIESDKKLQCHISGTTNFLKNGLTESLVEKVEKRSEATGSNSIFENSKKITKLPEYLTVQFVRFYWKRSTGKKSKILRKVQFPFQLDVADLLTPEYATAKIKVRDELREVDKQREDDLKEFNQNILEHVPLSLTPAERYETQMALEESKREHWLAEFAKKFPKDLRQGENPSSVYNLIGVVTHQGANSDSGHYQAFVRDDADENKWYKYNDDKVYVVTREKVEQLAGGGESDSALILIYKGFGL
- the TAT2 gene encoding aromatic amino acid transmembrane transporter TAT2 (similar to uniprot|P38967 Saccharomyces cerevisiae YOL020W TAT2 Tryptophan permease high affinity) → MKEDEYDMSKMDNLLSPSSGDLEMKFSDGIMSKETEIDLDKKEDKNKNIVRRMIDSFKPPLDGSYHSDNLKRKLKSRHLIMIAIGGSIGTGLFVGSGKALATGGPLAMIIGWSIAGSQMVGTIHGLGEITMRFPVVGAFANYSTRLLDPSISFMVSSIYICQWYFVLPIELIASAMTVQFWTTKVDPVVWVAIFYVIVVSVNLFGVKVFGEAEFAFSLVKVITIIGFIILSIILICGGGPDHRFIGTEYWHHPGALANGFKGVASVFVTASYSLGGSEMVCLCSAETDPKELPHAIKQVFWRIVFFFLVSLTLVGFLVPYTNENLLGGSSVNNSPFVIAIKLSGIRVLPSIINAVILISILSVGNSCIFASSRTLCSMAHQGLIPRVFGYVDRAGRPLVGIIVNSLFGLLAFLVKSASMGVVFDWLMAIAGLATCVVWLSINISHIRFRLAMKAQNRSLDELEFKSSVGVYGSIYSATVNILILIAQFYISLWPVGGWTSSQQRTESFFKNYLCALVLVFVFVTHKIYFKCSTGKWFDFKPLAEIDLETDRKNIDIEIVKQEVREREMYLASKPWYIRFYNFWC
- the DIS3 gene encoding exosome catalytic subunit DIS3 (highly similar to uniprot|Q08162 Saccharomyces cerevisiae YOL021C DIS3 Nucleolar exosome component involved in rRNA processing and RNA degradation binds Gsp1p/Ran and enhances the GEF activity of Srm1p implicated in mitotic control homologous to the E. coli RNase R of the RNase II family), whose translation is MATVQQLRRKRISDGLTVTQKVFVRSRNGSAQKVVREHYLRKDIPCLSRICDICPNIIVPNAAGELPKFVLSETPQELQGLGKHYVVVDANIIIQSIDLLENPNCFFDVIVPQIVLDEVRNKSYPIYTRIRALCRDSEDDVKRFVVFHNEFSEYTFIDRTGNESINDRNDRAIRKTVEWYTNHLKGKGINIVFVTNDRLNRQAALKDSLVAKSLAEYVDMLPNSEEIKDLIPNLAPISGMSSKMLEDDPEGHGAAKAEFSFPEYYSTSRIMGGLKNGSLYQGSIQISEYNFLEGTVSLPTFKKPVLVLGQKNLNRAFNGDLVVVELLPQSEWKAPSTVTMDSEHFNVNDNPDNDGEDDEGEPSGVLDDSGAIMSDKDRRLLAQSAILAQKSNKVQPTARVVGITRRSWRQYVGQITPTSVDPQSSGTQNVFVILMDKCLPKIRIRTRLAKQLLNKRIVISVDCWPENYRYPLGHFVRDLGDIESAQAETEALLLEHDVEYRPFSKKVLDCLPKEGHDWKAPEDLTDPEAIRNDPLLPSRKDFRDKLICSIDPPGCVDIDDALHAKQLPNGNWEVGVHIADVTHFVKPGTALDAEGASRGTSVYLVDKRIDMLPMLLGTDLCSLKPYVDRFAFSVVWELDNDANIVGVDFTKSVIRSREAFSYEKAQNRIDDETAKDELTLGMRALLQLSKKLKQKRLDAGALNLASPEVKVHMDSETSDPNEVEIKKLLDTNSLVEEFMLLANISVARKIYEAFPQTAMLRRHAAPPSTNFELLNEMLQVRKGMSISLESSKALADSLDRCEDPNDSYLNTLIRIMSTRCMMAAQYFHAGAFSYADFRHYGLAVDIYTHFTSPIRRYCDVVAHRQLAGAIGYEALDLSHRDKQKMEMICRNINKKHRNAQFAGRASIEYYVGQVMRNNESTETGYVIKVFNNGIAVLVPKFGVEGLIRLENLTENPQSAEFIEDQFSLRFVDKNGVSKEVSVFDKVEVQLKSVLDPATSKRKAQLLLK